In the genome of Magnolia sinica isolate HGM2019 chromosome 2, MsV1, whole genome shotgun sequence, one region contains:
- the LOC131237826 gene encoding dof zinc finger protein DOF5.6-like translates to MGLTSHQDCMDTSNWLQGVDYEETKMDSSSPSGEIISCSKPVLERRLRPQPDQALKCPRCDSTHTKFCYYNNYSLSQPRYFCKTCRRYWTKGGSLRNVPVGGGCRKNKKAAAKKPADQLPDRNPNISSNDGMDFHFSIPGVQFSHLNDILGNLGNPSFMGCKYDSMLSNSGCSDFMDTKLEGMLGSPGKYGYMGGGDSSHLGGKEDMDHGFTSPSLHGLCSPFGFSMDGSHGSYMENGERLLLPFGGNEDMNANEMKSSNKILSLDQWQEQGCTQVGRDTLGYLMNGLGSWPGAMNGYGSSTTNTLL, encoded by the coding sequence GGCGTTGATTACGAGGAGACTAAGATGGATTCTTCATCACCCTCAGGGGAGATAATCTCATGCTCCAAGCCAGTACTAGAACGGAGACTCAGGCCACAACCAGATCAAGCTCTTAAATGTCCAAGATGTGACTCCACCCATACTAAGTTTTGTTACTACAACAACTACAGCCTATCTCAGCCAAGATACTTCTGCAAGACTTGTAGAAGGTACTGGACCAAAGGTGGGTCCCTCAGGAATGTTCCAGTGGGTGGTGGCTGCCGAAAGAATAAGAAAGCGGCCGCAAAGAAGCCGGCTGATCAGCTCCCCGATCGAAACCCTAATATATCTTCCAACGATGGGATGGATTTCCACTTTTCAATTCCTGGGGTGCAGTTTTCACACCTCAATGACATACTAGGAAATCTTGGGAACCCTAGTTTTATGGGGTGCAAATATGACTCGATGCTCTCGAATTCTGGGTGTTCTGATTTCATGGATACTAAGCTTGAAGGCATGTTAGGAAGTCCTGGAAAGTATGGTTACATGGGTGGTGGTGATTCAAGCCATTTGGGGGGAAAGGAGGACATGGATCATGGGTTCACCTCTCCTAGCCTTCATGGGCTATGTTCTCCATTTGGGTTTTCTATGGATGGGAGTCATGGCTCATACATGGAAAATGGAGAGAGATTGTTGCTACCATTTGGAGGAAATGAGGATATGAAtgcaaatgagatgaaatcaagTAACAAGATTTTGTCACTTGATCAGTGGCAAGAACAAGGTTGCACTCAAGTTGGGAGAGATACACTGGGGTATCTGATGAACGGTCTAGGATCATGGCCTGGGGCAATGAATGGCTATGGTTCCTCAACAACAAACACATTGCTCTAG